Proteins encoded within one genomic window of Prauserella marina:
- a CDS encoding SDR family oxidoreductase, with product MILDRFLLTDKVAVVTGAGRGIGAATALALAEAGADVVLSARTAEQLDKIADQIAGTGRGAHVVPADLSDPAAAAALADTAAEQFGRIDIVVNNVGGTLPRPLLDTSTEFLEDAFRFNVSTAHALTSASVPHLLASGDGSIVNISSIMGRVTGRGFLAYGTAKAALAHYTRLAATDLSPKIRVNAVAVGSVATSALEVVVNNPELRERMESATPLRRIGDPDDIAATVIYLCSRAGGYVTGKVFEVDGGLEAPNLDFGLADLT from the coding sequence GTGATTCTCGATCGTTTCCTGCTGACCGACAAGGTCGCCGTCGTCACGGGAGCCGGGAGGGGCATCGGCGCGGCGACGGCGCTCGCGCTGGCCGAAGCGGGCGCCGATGTCGTGCTGTCGGCCCGGACCGCCGAACAACTCGACAAGATCGCCGACCAGATCGCCGGAACCGGCCGCGGAGCACACGTCGTACCGGCCGATCTGTCCGATCCCGCCGCGGCGGCTGCCCTCGCGGACACCGCGGCCGAGCAGTTCGGCCGAATCGACATCGTCGTCAACAACGTCGGCGGCACCCTTCCCCGGCCGCTGCTGGACACCAGCACCGAGTTCCTCGAAGATGCCTTCCGCTTCAACGTCTCCACCGCGCACGCGCTCACCAGCGCGTCGGTGCCGCACCTGCTCGCCTCCGGTGATGGCTCGATCGTCAACATCTCGTCGATCATGGGCAGGGTCACCGGCCGTGGCTTTCTCGCCTACGGCACGGCCAAAGCCGCGCTCGCCCACTACACCCGGCTCGCCGCGACCGACCTCTCCCCCAAGATCAGGGTCAACGCGGTCGCGGTGGGATCGGTCGCCACGTCGGCGCTGGAGGTCGTGGTGAACAACCCGGAACTGCGGGAGCGGATGGAATCGGCGACCCCGCTGCGCCGCATCGGCGATCCCGACGACATCGCGGCGACCGTGATCTACCTCTGCTCGCGGGCAGGCGGATATGTGACAGGCAAGGTTTTCGAGGTCGACGGCGGCCTCGAAGCACCCAATCTCGACTTCGGTTTGGCGGATCTGACATGA
- a CDS encoding FecCD family ABC transporter permease: MLKPRRAAAATTRLRFRTVLIGLLILTVAAGFALVAGTGELGWQRVLAEIGAQLTGGTSPLSEREAAIVWELRAPRVVLAGLVGAALAGAGAAFQGVFRNPLADPYLLGAAAGAGMAATIVVVLTPAVTTWFIGPLPLAAFAGALGGVGLSYLLGRSAGGKGTATLLLAGVAVTAFLTAIQTFVQQLNTDTIKQVYTWTLGGLNVTSWREVWVALPYVVLAAVVLCACARLLDVLSLGDAEAASLGISPGKVRVVILATASLATAAAVAVSGLIGFVGIVVPHIVRLLAGASYRVIVPMSLVGGATFLILADYVARTALPGELPIGVVTAFAGAPFFALVLRTGKGRSL, encoded by the coding sequence GTGCTCAAACCGCGCAGGGCCGCCGCGGCCACCACCCGGTTGCGGTTCCGGACGGTGCTGATCGGGCTGCTCATCCTCACCGTCGCCGCCGGATTCGCGCTCGTCGCGGGGACGGGCGAACTCGGCTGGCAGCGGGTGCTCGCCGAGATCGGCGCACAGCTCACCGGCGGCACGTCACCCCTTTCGGAAAGGGAAGCGGCGATCGTATGGGAGCTGCGGGCTCCGAGGGTTGTACTCGCGGGCCTCGTCGGCGCGGCGCTCGCCGGAGCGGGCGCCGCGTTCCAGGGCGTCTTCCGCAACCCGCTCGCCGATCCCTACCTGCTGGGCGCGGCGGCCGGAGCGGGCATGGCAGCGACCATCGTCGTCGTGCTCACTCCCGCGGTGACCACCTGGTTCATCGGACCGCTCCCGCTCGCCGCCTTCGCCGGCGCGCTCGGCGGGGTGGGCCTGAGTTACCTGCTCGGCAGGTCGGCAGGAGGGAAGGGGACCGCGACCCTGCTGCTCGCCGGTGTCGCCGTGACCGCCTTCCTCACCGCCATCCAGACCTTCGTGCAGCAGCTCAACACGGACACGATCAAGCAGGTCTACACGTGGACCCTCGGCGGGCTCAACGTCACGAGCTGGCGTGAGGTGTGGGTGGCGCTGCCCTACGTCGTGCTCGCCGCGGTCGTGCTGTGTGCCTGCGCGCGGTTGCTCGACGTGCTCTCACTCGGTGACGCCGAGGCGGCCTCGCTCGGGATCTCGCCAGGCAAGGTCAGGGTCGTCATCCTCGCCACCGCGTCACTGGCCACCGCGGCCGCGGTGGCGGTCAGCGGGCTGATCGGGTTCGTCGGCATCGTCGTACCGCACATCGTACGACTGCTCGCCGGTGCGAGTTACCGCGTGATCGTGCCGATGTCACTCGTGGGAGGGGCGACGTTCCTGATCCTCGCCGACTACGTCGCGAGAACGGCACTGCCGGGCGAACTCCCCATCGGGGTCGTCACCGCGTTCGCCGGAGCACCCTTCTTCGCGCTCGTACTCAGGACAGGCAAGGGGCGATCACTGTGA
- a CDS encoding diacylglycerol kinase: MTYRVAQWSTGNVGKHALAGIAARPDLELTGCWVSDPAKAGRDAGELAGLDTRFGVTATTDAEAVLATRPDCVVYTAMADDRIMEALADLRRILKAGCNVVSSSPVFLQFPEGVIPPELSDPVREAAKEGGVSLWVNGIDPGFANDWLPLTLTSIAERVDELRCLEILDYSTYDNRKVLFDIMGFGSAMDDLPLLLQPGVLTLAWGSVVRQLAAGLGTELDEVTEHYERLPAPDTFDIAAGTIDKGTAAALRFEIIGMRGGKPACVLEHITRLRPDIGPDWQQPTGNGCYRVQLTGEPNYTLDLQLMGSDGDHNTAGLKATAMRLVNAVPAVVEASPGLLTGLDLPLVTGRGLLGR; this comes from the coding sequence ATGACCTATCGCGTCGCGCAGTGGAGCACGGGCAACGTCGGCAAGCACGCGCTCGCGGGCATCGCGGCCCGGCCCGACCTCGAACTGACCGGCTGCTGGGTCTCGGATCCCGCGAAGGCGGGAAGGGACGCGGGCGAACTCGCCGGGCTCGACACCCGGTTCGGGGTCACGGCGACCACCGACGCGGAGGCGGTACTCGCGACGCGGCCCGACTGTGTCGTCTACACGGCGATGGCCGACGACCGGATCATGGAGGCGCTTGCCGATTTGCGGCGCATCCTCAAGGCAGGCTGCAACGTGGTGTCGAGCAGCCCGGTGTTCCTCCAGTTCCCCGAAGGGGTCATCCCGCCGGAGCTGTCCGATCCCGTCCGCGAAGCCGCGAAGGAGGGCGGCGTCTCGTTGTGGGTCAACGGTATCGACCCCGGCTTCGCCAACGACTGGTTGCCGTTGACGCTCACGAGCATCGCCGAACGGGTCGACGAACTGCGCTGCCTGGAAATCCTCGACTACTCGACCTACGACAACCGCAAGGTCCTCTTCGACATCATGGGGTTCGGCTCCGCGATGGACGATCTGCCGCTGCTGCTGCAACCCGGCGTCCTCACGCTCGCCTGGGGCAGCGTGGTGCGCCAGCTCGCCGCGGGACTCGGAACCGAGCTGGACGAGGTGACCGAACACTACGAACGGCTTCCCGCGCCGGACACCTTCGACATCGCGGCGGGCACCATCGACAAAGGCACGGCGGCGGCGCTGCGGTTCGAGATCATCGGTATGCGCGGAGGGAAACCCGCCTGCGTACTTGAGCACATCACGCGGCTGCGCCCCGACATCGGTCCCGACTGGCAGCAGCCGACCGGAAACGGCTGCTACCGCGTTCAGCTCACCGGCGAACCCAATTACACGCTGGATCTCCAGCTCATGGGTTCCGACGGCGACCACAACACGGCTGGACTGAAAGCCACCGCGATGCGGCTGGTCAACGCCGTCCCCGCCGTGGTGGAGGCTTCGCCCGGCCTACTGACCGGGCTCGACCTTCCGCTGGTCACCGGAAGGGGGCTCCTCGGCAGGTGA
- a CDS encoding ABC transporter ATP-binding protein, giving the protein MKALRLHEVSAGYGGKPVVHNVSTTVDEGGWFAIVGPNGAGKSTLLKAIAGLVPHAGTIEVHGRAARSLSRRERAREVGYAPQKPALPEGLTVTDYTLLGRTPHLGPLARESAADLSTVDDSLARLDLAALSGRRLGTLSGGEAQRAVLARVLAQQTRLLLLDEPTTGLDVGHAQTLLERLDRLRREDGTTVVSTLHDLTFAAQYADTLLLLDNGEVAAEGRPEDVLTSERLRRHYAAETEVLLTSGGHPVVVPLRAAPEA; this is encoded by the coding sequence GTGAAGGCACTGCGGCTGCACGAGGTGAGCGCCGGATACGGCGGGAAACCGGTAGTCCACAATGTATCGACCACTGTGGACGAAGGTGGCTGGTTCGCGATCGTGGGACCGAACGGGGCCGGAAAGTCTACCCTGCTCAAGGCCATCGCGGGTCTCGTTCCCCACGCTGGGACCATCGAGGTGCACGGCCGCGCTGCGCGTTCGCTGAGCCGCAGGGAGCGGGCGCGGGAGGTGGGCTACGCGCCACAGAAACCGGCGCTGCCGGAAGGGCTGACCGTCACCGATTACACGCTGCTCGGCCGGACCCCGCACCTCGGCCCACTCGCGAGGGAAAGCGCCGCCGATCTGTCCACTGTGGATGACTCGCTCGCGAGGCTCGACCTCGCCGCGCTCTCCGGCCGCAGGCTCGGCACCCTTTCCGGCGGCGAGGCTCAGCGCGCCGTGCTGGCGAGGGTGCTGGCGCAGCAGACCAGGTTGCTGTTGCTCGACGAGCCGACGACGGGCCTCGACGTCGGGCACGCCCAGACGCTGCTCGAACGACTGGACCGGCTGCGCCGCGAGGACGGGACGACCGTCGTGTCCACGCTGCACGACCTCACCTTCGCCGCGCAGTACGCGGACACCTTGCTGCTGCTCGACAACGGGGAGGTCGCCGCGGAAGGGCGGCCGGAGGACGTCCTCACCTCGGAGCGGCTGCGCAGGCACTACGCCGCCGAAACCGAGGTACTGCTGACCAGCGGCGGCCATCCCGTCGTGGTGCCGCTGCGAGCGGCACCGGAAGCCTGA
- the lgt gene encoding prolipoprotein diacylglyceryl transferase, with amino-acid sequence MNTASAVFLANIPSPDRGVWMIGSVPLRAYALCIIAGIIVAIWWGDRRWVQRGGSKGTVVDIAVWAVPFGLIGGRLYHVITDNQLYFGEGKDPVRALYIWDGGLGIWGAIALGAVGAWIACRRRGIPLPAVADAIAPGIVVAQAIGRLGNYFNQELYGGPTDLPWGLEIYQRVDPDNPLIRDPLDGVALSDVPLEVVHPTFLYELLWNLGVALLVVWLDRKLRLGHGRAFALYVAGYTAGRFWIELMRTDEANHILGLRVNVWTSMILFAGAVAYFVYARRFGPREAPETLRGHGDDDDYDGFGGAVGEPDDDGDTRDTRGETGRSETDEAGPDEKDSPAEEPPSGDQRKVEPGQ; translated from the coding sequence GTGAACACCGCCTCGGCTGTCTTCCTCGCGAACATCCCGAGCCCCGATCGCGGGGTCTGGATGATCGGCTCCGTTCCGCTGCGGGCGTATGCGCTGTGCATCATCGCCGGCATCATCGTCGCCATCTGGTGGGGTGACCGGCGGTGGGTCCAGCGGGGTGGCAGCAAGGGCACGGTCGTCGACATCGCGGTGTGGGCGGTGCCGTTCGGGCTCATCGGCGGCAGGCTCTACCACGTCATCACCGACAACCAGTTGTACTTCGGTGAAGGCAAGGACCCGGTGCGTGCCCTGTACATCTGGGACGGCGGCCTCGGCATCTGGGGAGCGATCGCGCTCGGCGCGGTCGGCGCCTGGATCGCGTGCCGCCGCAGGGGAATCCCGCTGCCCGCCGTTGCCGACGCCATCGCGCCGGGCATCGTGGTCGCTCAGGCCATCGGGCGGCTCGGCAACTACTTCAACCAGGAGCTCTACGGCGGTCCGACGGATCTGCCGTGGGGACTTGAGATCTACCAGCGGGTCGATCCCGACAACCCGCTCATCAGGGACCCGCTCGACGGGGTCGCCCTCAGCGATGTCCCGCTTGAGGTCGTTCACCCGACGTTCCTCTACGAGCTGCTGTGGAATCTGGGCGTCGCGCTGCTCGTCGTGTGGCTCGATCGCAAGCTGCGCCTCGGCCACGGCCGCGCGTTCGCGCTCTACGTCGCCGGTTACACGGCGGGCAGATTCTGGATCGAGCTGATGCGCACCGACGAGGCCAACCACATCCTCGGGCTCAGGGTCAACGTGTGGACCTCGATGATCCTGTTCGCCGGCGCGGTCGCGTACTTCGTGTACGCCCGCAGGTTCGGGCCGAGGGAAGCGCCGGAAACGCTGCGCGGTCACGGCGATGACGACGACTATGACGGTTTCGGTGGCGCGGTGGGTGAGCCTGATGACGACGGTGACACCAGGGACACCAGAGGCGAAACGGGCAGGAGCGAAACTGACGAGGCGGGTCCCGACGAGAAGGACTCACCTGCCGAGGAGCCCCCTTCCGGTGACCAGCGGAAGGTCGAGCCCGGTCAGTAG
- the gltB gene encoding glutamate synthase large subunit encodes MIFSAIPSPQGLYDPATEQDSCGVAMVAHVRGVRSHSIVTDGLDALTNLDHRGAAGAEPTSGDGAGILVQLPDELLRAEVDFDLPKPDAFGSHHYAAGIAFLPSDEDRRVKAKALVERIAAEEGLDVLGWREVPTDADGADIGPTARSVMPSFEMLFVEGKRDAHGRGPSGVELDRLAFCLRKRAEHESEVADCGLYFPSLSSRTLVYKGMLTPAQLPAFFPDLRDRRLVSAIALVHSRFSTNTFPSWPLAHPFRFVAHNGEINTIRGNRNRMRAREALLESGLLPGDLTRLYPVCSPEASDSASFDEVLELLHLGGRSLPHAVLMMIPEAWENHATMDEQRRAFYQFHASLMEPWDGPACVTFTDGSLVGAVLDRNGLRPARWWQTTDDRVVLASESGVLDVPPERVIAKGRLKPGRMFLVDTEAGRIVNDDEIKSGLAAEAPYEEWLHAGLLSLSEITGRDHITQTHASVLRRQQAFGYTEEELKILLGPMAATGAEPLGSMGTDTPPAVLSQRSRLLYEYFKQGFAQVTNPPLDAIREELITSMSRIMGPEQNLLEPGPASCRHIQLPCPVIDNDELAKLIHINDDGDLPGFACTVLSGLYEVDGGGAALADAVERVRREASEAIEAGARTLVLSDRDSDHRMAPIPSLLLVSAVHHHLVRTKERLRVALVVETGDAREVHHVALLLGFGAAAVNPYLAFETIEDMIAQGAVTGIEPERAVRNYMNALVKGVLKIMSKMGISTVGAYTAAQVFECLGLAQDVLDEYFTGTTSKLGGVGLDVLAEEVAIRHRRAYPDNPTERVHRGLETGGEYAYRREGELHLFTPETVFLLQHASKTRRDETYRAYADEVNRLNREGGALRGMFDIRDGGRKPIPVEEVESVESICSRFNTGAMSYGSISAEAHQTLAIAMNRIGGRSNTGEGGEDPERLYDPERRSAIKQVASGRFGVTSEYLVNADDIQIKMAQGAKPGEGGQLPPNKVYPWIARTRHSTPGVGLISPPPHHDIYSIEDLAQLIHDLKNANERARIHVKLVSSLGVGTVAAGVSKAHADVVLISGHDGGTGASPMNSLKHAGTPWEIGLAETQQTLLLNGLRDRITVQVDGAMKTGRDVVVAALLGAEEYGFATAPLVVAGCVMMRVCHLDTCPVGVATQNPELRKRYTGQAEHVVNYFRFVAQEVREYLAKLGCRSLDELIGRTDLLDVDEAVEHWKASGLDLSPIFAMPEDTPYGGSRRKVREQEHGLEHALDRTLIQLAEAALEDAHPLRLELPVRNVNRTVGTLLGSEITRRYGSAGLPDDTIHIGLTGSAGQSLGAFLPPGVTIDLVGDANDYVGKGLSGGRIVVRPHPDAPYAAEGQVIAGNTIAYGATGGEVYLRGQVGERFGVRNSGALIVAEGVGDHAFEYMTGGRAVVLGPSGRNLAAGMSGGVAFVLDLDKRKVNRGMVELLAPKADELAWLKDVVRRHFELTRSAVAASLLGDWPRRSAAFSKVMPRDYQRVIEATKAARAEGRDVDEAIMEAARG; translated from the coding sequence TTGATCTTCTCCGCGATTCCGTCTCCTCAGGGTCTCTACGATCCTGCGACGGAACAGGATTCCTGCGGTGTGGCCATGGTCGCCCACGTCCGTGGTGTCCGCTCTCACAGCATCGTCACCGACGGTCTCGACGCGTTGACGAATCTCGACCACCGGGGCGCGGCGGGCGCCGAGCCCACCAGTGGTGACGGTGCGGGCATCCTGGTGCAACTTCCCGATGAATTGTTGCGGGCCGAGGTCGATTTCGACCTCCCGAAACCGGACGCGTTCGGATCGCACCACTACGCGGCCGGAATCGCCTTCCTTCCCTCCGACGAAGACCGGCGCGTCAAGGCGAAAGCACTTGTCGAGCGCATCGCCGCGGAGGAAGGTCTCGACGTGCTCGGCTGGCGGGAGGTCCCCACCGATGCCGACGGCGCGGACATCGGTCCCACCGCACGCTCGGTGATGCCGTCCTTCGAGATGCTGTTCGTCGAGGGAAAGCGGGACGCGCACGGCCGTGGCCCCAGCGGAGTCGAACTCGACCGGCTCGCGTTCTGCCTGCGCAAGCGGGCCGAGCACGAGAGCGAGGTGGCCGACTGCGGGCTCTACTTTCCTTCGCTGTCCTCGCGCACGCTGGTGTACAAGGGAATGCTGACCCCTGCCCAGCTGCCCGCGTTCTTCCCCGACCTGCGAGACCGGCGGCTGGTCAGCGCGATCGCACTGGTGCACAGCAGGTTCTCCACCAACACCTTCCCCTCATGGCCGCTGGCGCACCCGTTCCGGTTCGTCGCCCACAACGGCGAGATCAACACGATCAGGGGCAACCGCAACCGGATGCGGGCGCGTGAGGCGCTGCTGGAATCCGGGCTCCTGCCGGGGGATCTGACCAGGCTGTACCCGGTGTGTTCGCCGGAAGCCTCCGATTCGGCCTCCTTCGACGAGGTGCTCGAACTGTTGCATCTCGGAGGAAGGTCGCTGCCGCACGCCGTGCTGATGATGATCCCCGAGGCATGGGAAAACCACGCCACGATGGACGAACAGCGGCGCGCGTTCTACCAGTTCCACGCGAGCCTCATGGAACCGTGGGACGGTCCGGCCTGCGTGACCTTCACCGACGGTTCCCTCGTCGGCGCCGTACTCGACCGCAACGGTCTGCGGCCGGCCCGCTGGTGGCAAACGACCGACGACAGGGTCGTGCTGGCCAGTGAGTCCGGTGTGCTCGACGTCCCGCCGGAGCGGGTGATCGCCAAGGGCAGGCTGAAGCCGGGCCGGATGTTCCTCGTCGACACCGAGGCGGGCCGCATCGTCAACGACGACGAGATCAAGTCCGGGCTCGCGGCGGAGGCGCCTTACGAGGAGTGGTTGCACGCGGGGTTGCTGAGTCTTTCCGAGATCACCGGAAGGGACCACATCACCCAGACCCATGCCTCCGTGCTGCGAAGGCAGCAGGCGTTCGGGTACACCGAGGAGGAGCTGAAGATCCTGCTCGGTCCCATGGCCGCGACCGGAGCGGAACCGTTGGGGTCGATGGGAACCGACACCCCTCCCGCCGTGCTCTCCCAGCGTTCGCGGCTGCTCTACGAGTACTTCAAGCAGGGTTTCGCCCAGGTCACCAATCCTCCGCTCGACGCGATCCGCGAGGAGCTCATCACCTCGATGAGCCGCATCATGGGTCCGGAGCAGAACCTGCTCGAACCGGGACCGGCTTCGTGCAGGCACATCCAGCTGCCCTGCCCTGTGATCGACAACGACGAGCTGGCCAAGCTCATCCACATCAACGACGACGGTGATCTTCCCGGTTTCGCCTGTACTGTCCTTTCCGGACTGTACGAGGTGGACGGCGGCGGGGCGGCGCTCGCCGACGCCGTCGAGAGGGTGCGCAGGGAAGCGTCCGAGGCGATCGAGGCCGGTGCCCGCACGCTTGTGCTCTCCGACCGGGATTCCGACCACCGGATGGCGCCGATCCCTTCACTGCTGCTGGTTTCGGCAGTGCACCACCATCTGGTGCGCACGAAGGAACGGCTGCGAGTGGCGCTCGTCGTCGAGACCGGCGACGCGCGCGAGGTGCACCACGTCGCGCTGCTGCTCGGATTCGGCGCGGCAGCGGTCAACCCGTACCTCGCGTTCGAGACGATCGAGGACATGATCGCGCAGGGCGCGGTCACCGGCATCGAGCCGGAGCGGGCGGTGCGCAACTACATGAACGCGCTCGTCAAGGGCGTTCTGAAGATCATGTCGAAGATGGGCATCTCCACCGTCGGCGCCTATACGGCCGCCCAGGTCTTCGAATGTCTCGGGCTGGCACAGGACGTGCTGGACGAGTACTTCACCGGAACGACGTCCAAACTCGGCGGGGTCGGTCTCGACGTGCTCGCCGAGGAGGTCGCCATCCGGCATCGCAGGGCCTACCCCGACAACCCGACGGAGCGGGTGCACAGGGGACTGGAGACCGGCGGTGAGTACGCCTACCGGCGAGAGGGCGAACTGCACCTCTTCACGCCGGAGACCGTCTTTCTGTTGCAGCACGCGAGCAAGACCCGCAGGGACGAGACCTACCGCGCCTATGCCGACGAGGTGAACCGCCTCAACAGGGAGGGCGGGGCGCTGCGGGGCATGTTCGACATCAGGGACGGGGGCAGGAAGCCCATCCCGGTCGAGGAGGTCGAGTCGGTCGAGTCGATCTGCTCGCGGTTCAACACCGGAGCCATGTCCTATGGTTCGATCTCGGCCGAGGCACACCAAACCCTTGCCATCGCGATGAACCGCATCGGCGGCAGGTCGAACACCGGCGAGGGCGGCGAGGATCCGGAACGGCTCTACGATCCCGAACGCCGCAGCGCGATCAAGCAGGTGGCGAGTGGACGGTTCGGCGTGACGAGCGAGTACCTCGTCAACGCCGACGACATCCAGATCAAAATGGCGCAGGGCGCCAAGCCCGGTGAGGGCGGTCAGCTCCCGCCGAACAAGGTGTACCCGTGGATCGCGCGCACGCGGCACTCGACACCTGGCGTTGGACTCATCTCGCCGCCGCCGCATCACGACATCTACTCCATCGAAGATCTCGCGCAGCTCATCCACGACCTCAAGAACGCCAACGAACGGGCGAGAATTCACGTCAAACTCGTGAGTTCGCTCGGGGTCGGCACGGTCGCGGCGGGCGTCTCGAAGGCACACGCCGACGTTGTGCTGATCTCCGGTCACGACGGCGGGACCGGCGCGTCCCCGATGAACTCGCTCAAGCACGCGGGAACGCCGTGGGAGATCGGGCTCGCCGAAACGCAGCAGACGTTGCTGCTCAACGGTTTGCGCGACCGCATCACCGTGCAGGTGGACGGTGCGATGAAGACGGGAAGGGACGTCGTCGTCGCCGCGCTGCTCGGAGCGGAGGAGTACGGGTTCGCGACCGCGCCGCTCGTGGTCGCGGGATGCGTGATGATGCGGGTGTGCCATCTGGACACTTGCCCCGTCGGGGTCGCGACCCAGAATCCGGAACTGCGCAAGCGTTACACCGGGCAGGCCGAGCACGTCGTGAACTACTTCCGGTTCGTGGCGCAGGAGGTGCGGGAGTATCTGGCGAAGCTCGGCTGTCGTTCGCTCGACGAGCTGATCGGAAGGACCGATTTACTCGACGTCGACGAGGCGGTCGAGCACTGGAAGGCCAGCGGACTCGATCTGTCGCCCATCTTCGCGATGCCGGAGGACACGCCCTACGGCGGATCACGGCGCAAGGTGCGTGAGCAGGAGCACGGGCTCGAACACGCGCTGGACCGCACGCTGATCCAGCTCGCGGAGGCGGCGCTTGAGGACGCTCATCCGCTGCGGCTTGAGCTTCCCGTGCGCAACGTCAACCGCACGGTCGGCACGCTGCTCGGTTCGGAGATCACGCGCCGATACGGCAGCGCGGGACTTCCGGACGACACCATCCACATCGGACTGACCGGTTCGGCAGGGCAGTCACTCGGCGCGTTCCTGCCGCCAGGCGTGACCATCGATCTCGTCGGCGACGCCAACGATTACGTCGGTAAGGGGCTTTCCGGAGGGCGCATCGTCGTCAGGCCGCATCCCGACGCGCCCTATGCGGCGGAAGGTCAGGTGATCGCGGGCAACACGATCGCCTACGGCGCGACCGGTGGCGAGGTGTACCTGCGGGGCCAGGTCGGTGAGCGGTTCGGTGTGCGCAATTCGGGTGCGCTGATCGTCGCCGAGGGCGTCGGCGACCACGCTTTCGAGTACATGACGGGCGGAAGGGCCGTCGTACTCGGACCTTCGGGACGCAATCTGGCGGCGGGGATGTCCGGCGGAGTCGCCTTCGTGCTCGATCTCGACAAGCGCAAGGTCAACAGAGGCATGGTCGAGTTGCTGGCTCCGAAGGCCGACGAACTCGCCTGGCTCAAGGATGTCGTGCGGCGGCATTTCGAGCTGACGCGTTCGGCGGTCGCCGCGTCGCTGCTTGGTGACTGGCCTCGTCGTTCGGCCGCGTTCAGCAAGGTGATGCCGAGGGACTACCAGCGGGTCATCGAGGCGACCAAGGCCGCGCGCGCCGAGGGAAGGGACGTCGACGAGGCGATCATGGAGGCGGCCCGTGGCTGA
- a CDS encoding ABC transporter substrate-binding protein — protein MSRLRIPLLLLPLFAVLALTGCADREPEGETASSAQGQFPVELHPEGGKAVTIEQRPERIVSLSPSTTETLFAVGAGDQVVAVDSFSNYPEDAPTTSLSGINADPQAIASHNPDLVIVESDLDDKLGDALAKTGTQTLVLSAPSTLEQAYEQFRLVGKATGHADEGADLATRTKEEIDKLAADAPETSGSLTYYHELDPTFYSVTSATFIGQIYDLFGLTNIADQDDPNALGGYPQLSAAHVVQSNPDLIFLADTNCCGQNADTVAARPGWDTITAVKENRVHAMDDDIASRWSPRIVDLVRTVSDAVAAAGR, from the coding sequence ATGTCACGCCTGAGAATCCCACTCCTGCTCCTCCCCCTTTTCGCGGTACTCGCACTGACCGGTTGCGCGGACAGGGAGCCGGAGGGAGAAACCGCATCGTCGGCACAGGGCCAGTTCCCCGTCGAACTGCACCCCGAAGGCGGCAAGGCGGTCACCATCGAGCAGCGCCCCGAACGGATCGTTTCGCTTTCTCCGTCCACAACGGAAACACTGTTCGCGGTGGGCGCCGGTGACCAGGTGGTCGCCGTCGACTCGTTCTCGAACTATCCCGAGGACGCGCCGACGACGTCACTCAGCGGAATCAACGCCGACCCGCAAGCGATTGCCTCCCACAATCCCGACCTCGTGATCGTCGAGTCCGATCTGGACGACAAACTCGGCGACGCCCTCGCGAAGACGGGGACGCAGACTCTCGTGCTCAGCGCGCCATCGACGCTGGAGCAGGCGTACGAGCAATTCCGGCTCGTCGGAAAGGCGACCGGTCACGCCGACGAAGGCGCCGACCTCGCCACGCGCACCAAGGAGGAGATCGACAAGCTGGCCGCCGACGCACCGGAGACCAGCGGGTCGCTGACCTACTACCACGAACTCGACCCCACCTTCTACAGCGTCACGTCGGCGACGTTCATCGGTCAGATCTACGACCTCTTCGGGCTGACCAACATCGCAGACCAGGACGACCCCAACGCCCTCGGTGGCTACCCGCAGTTGTCGGCCGCACACGTCGTGCAGTCCAATCCGGACCTGATCTTCCTCGCCGACACCAACTGCTGCGGGCAGAACGCCGACACGGTGGCGGCTCGGCCGGGGTGGGACACGATCACCGCGGTGAAAGAGAACCGGGTCCACGCGATGGACGACGACATCGCCTCGCGCTGGAGCCCCCGCATCGTCGACCTCGTCCGTACTGTGTCGGACGCCGTCGCGGCGGCAGGCAGGTAG